Proteins from one Aureimonas sp. SA4125 genomic window:
- a CDS encoding SPOR domain-containing protein, protein MGEMKAPVRGTEFSPVDDDPFADLATLFEAELAKDDEAYRPHRTAAARLDPPGLDDDFDQAFADAFSRDEGHAPDDRDGRAVPGRPDAPRMSSPSDSSYSSWLSPAPSRSSAGTAGAHLHTTRGPAADTDLDHALRGLSAPARPREGSVFETQSFAPERVVEADAGPTVQTELDEFDQLIASELAMMHDGRRSPSHGSPASYAAAMPGDGDPDQDQSFEAGDPSGAYYDEDERLAKRERPGHGSFRRSMVALGGGVASIAIVAAVGLFLWNGGTAGSSSSGNAEPLLIKADAEPYKIEPKDPGGRTIPNQNKAVYDRVAASEGQPMPSTTQQALLTGAEEPIDLPAEEPPTSYADLPGVEVAGSPGLSAPEDAADEARLVAAASDAATPVSEPVGVLQPRKVRTMVVRPDGTLVAAAEPAAAEASPQGAAAPGLIEVSSPPRQGAAAPVAASADAAPAADAPIAVASAEVPAARTPDVASRLPVPEAAPVEASVPPGAAQQQVAAVSPVDATGGIAPTTPSAPAPKGTYFVQISSQPSEALAQQSLRNLTGRYSSQIAGRSVGIQSADIPGKGTFYRVRVAAGSKDEASALCTQLKSAGGNCFVAR, encoded by the coding sequence ATGGGAGAGATGAAGGCCCCGGTCCGCGGCACGGAATTTTCTCCGGTGGATGACGACCCGTTCGCAGACCTCGCCACGCTGTTCGAGGCCGAGCTTGCCAAGGACGACGAGGCCTACCGGCCGCATCGCACCGCCGCGGCGCGGCTCGACCCTCCCGGTCTTGACGACGACTTCGACCAGGCTTTTGCCGACGCCTTTTCCCGGGACGAGGGTCACGCGCCGGACGATCGCGACGGTCGCGCGGTGCCTGGGCGCCCCGACGCGCCGCGAATGTCTTCGCCATCCGACAGTTCCTACAGCAGCTGGCTCTCCCCGGCTCCATCCAGGAGCAGTGCGGGAACGGCGGGTGCTCACCTCCACACCACGCGCGGCCCTGCCGCGGACACCGATCTCGATCATGCCCTGCGTGGTCTCAGCGCCCCAGCCAGGCCGCGCGAGGGCAGCGTCTTCGAGACCCAGTCGTTTGCTCCCGAGCGGGTCGTCGAAGCGGACGCCGGACCGACGGTGCAGACCGAGCTTGATGAGTTCGACCAGCTCATCGCCAGCGAACTGGCGATGATGCATGACGGCCGGAGGTCTCCGTCTCACGGCTCCCCGGCGTCCTATGCCGCCGCCATGCCGGGCGATGGCGATCCGGACCAGGATCAGAGTTTTGAAGCGGGCGATCCGTCCGGTGCCTATTACGACGAGGACGAGAGGCTGGCAAAGCGGGAGCGTCCGGGGCACGGCTCGTTCCGGCGCAGCATGGTCGCCCTTGGCGGCGGCGTCGCCTCGATCGCGATCGTCGCGGCCGTCGGCCTGTTCCTCTGGAACGGCGGCACGGCTGGCAGCAGTTCGTCTGGCAATGCAGAACCTCTTTTGATCAAGGCGGATGCAGAGCCTTACAAGATCGAGCCGAAGGATCCGGGCGGACGCACGATTCCCAACCAGAACAAGGCCGTCTACGATCGTGTCGCAGCTTCTGAAGGGCAGCCGATGCCGTCGACGACGCAGCAGGCGCTGCTGACGGGGGCGGAGGAGCCGATCGATCTGCCGGCCGAGGAGCCACCGACCAGCTACGCGGATCTGCCGGGTGTCGAGGTTGCGGGAAGCCCGGGCCTTTCGGCGCCTGAGGACGCAGCCGACGAGGCCCGTCTGGTCGCCGCCGCCAGCGATGCCGCGACCCCAGTATCCGAGCCCGTGGGTGTGCTTCAGCCCCGCAAGGTCCGTACCATGGTGGTGCGTCCCGATGGAACGCTCGTCGCGGCCGCCGAGCCGGCCGCCGCCGAGGCTTCGCCACAGGGTGCCGCTGCTCCTGGCCTGATCGAAGTGTCGTCGCCGCCTCGGCAGGGTGCCGCCGCGCCGGTTGCGGCCTCCGCCGATGCGGCGCCGGCCGCAGACGCGCCGATCGCCGTCGCTTCCGCCGAAGTCCCGGCAGCCCGGACGCCAGACGTCGCCTCGCGGCTGCCTGTTCCGGAAGCTGCGCCTGTCGAGGCGTCCGTTCCGCCCGGTGCCGCGCAGCAGCAGGTCGCGGCCGTCTCGCCTGTCGATGCGACCGGCGGCATCGCTCCCACAACGCCGTCGGCCCCTGCGCCGAAAGGGACCTACTTCGTACAGATCTCGTCGCAGCCGTCTGAGGCTCTGGCGCAGCAGTCGCTGCGCAATCTCACCGGCCGCTATTCCAGCCAGATCGCAGGCCGCAGCGTCGGGATCCAGAGCGCCGACATTCCCGGCAAGGGCACCTTCTATCGCGTGCGCGTCGCGGCAGGCTCGAAGGATGAGGCGTCAGCCCTGTGCACCCAGTTGAAATCCGCCGGCGGCAACTGCTTCGTGGCGCGCTGA
- the tatC gene encoding twin-arginine translocase subunit TatC, giving the protein MSRADTDDIEASSAPLIEHLIELRTRLIWALGGFFAAFLVCFFFAKELFNLLVVPYQVAVAWAGITEEHVQLIYTAPQEFFFTQVKIAAFGGLFLAFPIIAIQVYKFVAPGLYKSERSAFLPFLVATPLLFILGAALVYFFFTPMVMWFFLSMQQSGNVPGQASIQLLPKVSEYLSLIMGLIFAFGMVFQLPVVTSLLVRAGMVTSETLAGKRKWAIVIAFVAAAILTPPDPLSQIGLAIPTILLYEISIITARLIERKRAEQLRESDASADSV; this is encoded by the coding sequence GTGAGCCGCGCCGACACCGACGATATCGAAGCCTCCTCGGCACCGCTGATCGAACATCTGATCGAGCTCCGGACCCGCCTGATCTGGGCACTGGGCGGCTTCTTCGCGGCTTTTCTGGTCTGTTTCTTCTTTGCCAAGGAGCTGTTCAACCTCCTCGTCGTGCCCTACCAGGTCGCGGTCGCCTGGGCCGGCATCACCGAGGAGCACGTTCAGCTCATCTACACGGCGCCGCAGGAATTCTTCTTCACCCAGGTCAAGATCGCGGCCTTTGGTGGTCTGTTCCTGGCGTTTCCGATCATCGCGATCCAGGTCTACAAGTTCGTCGCGCCCGGCCTCTACAAATCGGAGCGTTCGGCCTTCCTGCCGTTCCTGGTGGCGACGCCGCTCCTGTTCATTCTGGGCGCCGCTCTCGTCTATTTCTTCTTCACGCCGATGGTGATGTGGTTCTTCCTGTCGATGCAGCAGTCCGGCAACGTACCGGGACAGGCGTCGATCCAGCTTCTGCCGAAGGTGTCGGAATACCTGTCGCTGATCATGGGGCTGATCTTCGCCTTCGGCATGGTCTTCCAGCTGCCGGTCGTCACCTCGCTCCTCGTGCGCGCCGGCATGGTCACGTCCGAAACGTTGGCCGGCAAGCGCAAGTGGGCGATCGTCATCGCCTTCGTGGCCGCTGCCATCCTGACGCCGCCCGATCCCCTGTCGCAGATCGGCCTTGCGATCCCGACCATCCTTCTCTACGAGATTTCGATCATCACGGCGCGGCTGATAGAGCGCAAGCGGGCCGAACAGCTCAGGGAAAGCGACGCGTCAGCCGACTCCGTCTAG
- a CDS encoding twin-arginine translocase TatA/TatE family subunit, which yields MGSFSIWHWLIVLAVVLLLFGRGKIPELMGDVAKGIKNFKKGMTDDEPTVTQERRTLDNRDGEIVARETKTTTTEKPLL from the coding sequence TTGGGTAGCTTCAGCATCTGGCATTGGCTCATCGTCCTGGCGGTCGTGCTCCTGCTCTTCGGTCGCGGCAAGATTCCGGAACTGATGGGCGACGTCGCCAAGGGCATCAAGAATTTCAAGAAGGGCATGACCGACGACGAACCGACGGTGACCCAGGAGCGCCGCACCCTCGACAACCGCGACGGCGAGATCGTCGCGCGCGAGACCAAGACGACCACCACCGAGAAGCCGCTTCTCTAG
- the nagZ gene encoding beta-N-acetylhexosaminidase codes for MSGSKAWIAGCAGHRLSADEKAFFAAERPWGFILFGRNIHAENQVRDLVAELKEAGGRASTPIFIDQEGGRVQRLRPPLAPSYPAPASLGVVYGRDRRAGERAAWLQGRLLALDLANYGINADCLPCLDVPVAGAHSVIGDRAYAMRAEDIATLGRAAADGLVAGAVMPVMKHIPGHGRGNADSHLDMPVVPTIRAELGQADFAPFAALRTLPAAMTAHILYTDIDPVRPATLSPIVIEQVIRDEIGFDGLLMTDDMSMKALRGDIGELSALAITAGCDVVLHCNGDMIEMRKVSSAVQPLRGKAETRAAAAEAYVRHRPGIVDEAALRAEYASLVGEFV; via the coding sequence ATGAGTGGATCGAAGGCCTGGATCGCAGGCTGCGCCGGACATCGCCTGAGCGCCGACGAAAAGGCCTTCTTCGCGGCGGAGCGTCCCTGGGGTTTCATCCTGTTCGGCCGCAACATCCACGCCGAGAATCAGGTCCGCGATCTCGTGGCGGAACTGAAGGAGGCGGGCGGCCGCGCGTCGACGCCGATCTTCATCGATCAGGAGGGCGGAAGGGTTCAGCGTCTGCGCCCACCGCTGGCGCCGAGCTACCCGGCGCCCGCGAGCCTCGGCGTCGTCTACGGCCGCGACCGGCGCGCCGGCGAGCGCGCGGCATGGCTGCAAGGCCGCCTGCTGGCGCTGGACCTCGCGAATTACGGGATCAATGCCGACTGCCTGCCCTGCCTCGACGTGCCCGTCGCGGGGGCCCATTCCGTCATCGGCGACAGGGCCTATGCCATGCGCGCCGAGGATATCGCGACGCTCGGCCGCGCTGCCGCCGACGGCCTGGTCGCCGGCGCGGTCATGCCGGTGATGAAGCATATTCCCGGCCACGGCCGCGGCAATGCCGACAGCCACCTCGACATGCCCGTCGTGCCGACGATTCGCGCCGAACTCGGCCAGGCCGATTTCGCGCCCTTCGCGGCCTTGCGAACCCTCCCGGCGGCGATGACCGCGCATATCCTCTACACCGACATCGACCCGGTCCGCCCGGCGACCCTCTCGCCCATCGTGATCGAGCAGGTGATCCGCGACGAGATCGGGTTCGACGGCCTTCTCATGACCGACGACATGTCGATGAAGGCGCTGAGGGGCGATATCGGCGAACTCAGCGCCCTGGCGATCACCGCCGGCTGCGACGTCGTCCTCCACTGCAATGGCGACATGATAGAGATGCGCAAGGTGTCCAGCGCGGTGCAGCCCCTGCGCGGCAAGGCGGAAACCCGCGCCGCCGCAGCCGAGGCCTATGTCAGACACCGGCCCGGTATCGTTGACGAGGCGGCACTGCGCGCGGAATACGCGTCGTTGGTCGGAGAGTTCGTCTGA
- the serS gene encoding serine--tRNA ligase: MLDIKWIRENPEALDAALARRGAEPAAAELVRLDEERRGHVFRLQELQSRRNDASKEIGKAKASGDAARADAVIAEVAEIKSAIQDGETEERRIDAVLFDLLARLPNVPLDDVPVGADESGNVEIRAHGTKPAFDFAPKEHFDIGEALGLMDFDQAAKISGARFTILKGPLARLERALGQFMLDLHTSEHGYQEVVAPILVKADALFGTNQLPKFEEDLFKTTDGRYLIPTSEVPLTNLVRESVLDEAELPLRYTALTPCFRSEAGSAGRDTRGMLRQHQFYKVELVSITAEDTSLAEHERMTACAEEVLKRLGLAFRTVVLCTGDMGFGARKTHDIEVWMPGQNAYREISSCSVCGDFQARRMNARYKAAGEKQTRFVHTLNGSGVAAGRCLIAVIENYQNADGSITVPEVLRPYMGGVDRIGVPA, encoded by the coding sequence ATGCTCGATATCAAATGGATACGCGAAAATCCGGAAGCGTTGGACGCGGCTCTCGCCCGCCGTGGCGCTGAGCCTGCTGCCGCCGAGCTTGTCCGCCTCGACGAAGAACGGCGCGGTCACGTCTTCCGCCTGCAGGAACTGCAGAGCCGCCGCAACGACGCCTCCAAGGAGATCGGCAAGGCCAAGGCGTCCGGCGACGCCGCCCGCGCCGATGCCGTCATCGCCGAGGTTGCCGAGATCAAGTCCGCGATCCAGGACGGAGAGACCGAGGAACGGCGGATCGACGCAGTCCTCTTCGACCTTCTTGCCCGCCTGCCGAACGTGCCTCTCGACGACGTGCCCGTCGGCGCAGACGAGTCCGGCAATGTCGAGATCCGCGCGCACGGGACGAAGCCGGCCTTCGATTTCGCGCCGAAGGAACATTTCGACATCGGCGAGGCGCTCGGCCTCATGGACTTCGACCAGGCCGCGAAGATTTCCGGCGCGCGCTTCACCATCCTCAAGGGCCCGCTCGCCCGGCTCGAGCGCGCGCTCGGACAGTTCATGCTGGACCTCCACACGTCCGAGCACGGCTACCAGGAAGTCGTCGCCCCGATTCTGGTCAAGGCGGACGCGCTCTTCGGCACCAACCAGTTGCCGAAATTCGAGGAAGATCTCTTCAAGACGACGGACGGACGCTACCTTATCCCGACCTCGGAAGTGCCGCTGACCAATCTCGTGCGCGAGAGCGTGCTGGACGAGGCCGAGCTGCCGCTTCGCTACACCGCGCTGACGCCGTGCTTCCGTTCGGAGGCAGGTTCCGCCGGCCGCGACACGCGCGGCATGCTGCGCCAGCACCAGTTCTACAAGGTCGAGCTGGTCTCGATCACCGCCGAGGACACTTCGCTCGCCGAGCACGAGCGGATGACGGCCTGCGCCGAGGAGGTGCTGAAGCGTCTCGGCCTGGCTTTCCGCACCGTGGTGCTGTGCACGGGCGACATGGGTTTCGGTGCCCGCAAGACGCACGACATCGAGGTCTGGATGCCCGGCCAGAACGCCTATCGCGAGATTTCCTCGTGCTCGGTCTGCGGCGACTTCCAGGCGCGGCGCATGAACGCCCGCTACAAGGCGGCGGGCGAGAAGCAGACGCGCTTCGTCCACACGCTGAACGGCTCGGGCGTCGCAGCCGGCCGTTGCCTCATCGCGGTCATCGAGAACTACCAGAACGCCGACGGCAGCATCACGGTGCCCGAAGTGCTGCGTCCCTATATGGGCGGCGTCGACCGGATCGGAGTTCCCGCCTGA